A stretch of the Pseudorasbora parva isolate DD20220531a chromosome 13, ASM2467924v1, whole genome shotgun sequence genome encodes the following:
- the LOC137038109 gene encoding serine/threonine-protein kinase pim-3-like isoform X1 has product MEFPEPCMSLRDYIVRKPIYEPTARFIMRQALLAVQVCIEHGVFHNDIHAQNFLVNERTLELKLIDFGCGQLFSNDGYESKTYIGLPYYYPPEVLTEPRFHAIPANVWALGVLLYTMVHVSHPFANSKEIRQAKTPFMYYNLSKQYRDLISQCLARDPTKRPTLEQMSQHKWMR; this is encoded by the exons ATGGAGTTCCCCGAGCCTTGCATGAGCTTGCGGGACTACATCGTTCGCAAACCCATCTATGAACCCACAGCACGGTTCATCATGCGACAGGCTCTGCTGGCAGTACAGGTCTGCATCGAGCATGGTGTTTTTCATAATGACATTCATGCGCAGAATTTCCTCGTAAATGAAAGGACGTTGGAGCTCAAGCTGATCGACTTTGGCTGCGGTCAGCTATTTAGTAATGATGGCTACGAGAGCAAAACATACATTG GACTGCCGTATTACTATCCACCTGAAGTCTTAACAGAACCTCGTTTCCACGCCATACCAGCAAATGTCTGGGCTCTAGGAGTGCTGTTGTACACTATGGTGCACGTATCTCATCCTTTTGCCAATTCGAAAGAAATCAGACAAGCCAAAACTCCATTTATGTACTACAACTTATCCAAAC AATACAGGGATCTGATTAGCCAGTGCCTAGCCCGGGATCCAACTAAACGGCCGACGTTAGAGCAGATGTCACAACATAAATGGATGAGATGA
- the LOC137038109 gene encoding serine/threonine-protein kinase pim-3-like isoform X2: MEFPEPCMSLRDYIVRKPIYEPTARFIMRQALLAVQVCIEHGVFHNDIHAQNFLVNERTLELKLIDFGCGQLFSNDGYESKTYIGLPYYYPPEVLTEPRFHAIPANVWALGVLLYTMVHVSHPFANSKEIRQAKTPFMYYNLSKRNNILAVLGGGLELET; the protein is encoded by the exons ATGGAGTTCCCCGAGCCTTGCATGAGCTTGCGGGACTACATCGTTCGCAAACCCATCTATGAACCCACAGCACGGTTCATCATGCGACAGGCTCTGCTGGCAGTACAGGTCTGCATCGAGCATGGTGTTTTTCATAATGACATTCATGCGCAGAATTTCCTCGTAAATGAAAGGACGTTGGAGCTCAAGCTGATCGACTTTGGCTGCGGTCAGCTATTTAGTAATGATGGCTACGAGAGCAAAACATACATTG GACTGCCGTATTACTATCCACCTGAAGTCTTAACAGAACCTCGTTTCCACGCCATACCAGCAAATGTCTGGGCTCTAGGAGTGCTGTTGTACACTATGGTGCACGTATCTCATCCTTTTGCCAATTCGAAAGAAATCAGACAAGCCAAAACTCCATTTATGTACTACAACTTATCCAAAC GAAACAACATACTTGCTGTCCTTGGTGGAGGGCTTGAGCTCGAGACTTGA